In Bradyrhizobium guangzhouense, the DNA window GGCGTCGGCACTTTCATGCCATGGCCAATGATGGTGCTCTGCGGCGTGCCGGCCCACTCTTTGACAAGCTCGATGACTTTATTTGCTGGCTCGCTGATAGCGGATGCAGCAATTTCATTACCAACGCCATCGCGCAGGATCAGCTTCGCCTTGTTGCTGACGTCAGCGGGAATTTCCTCGAACTTGAGCAAAGCAACGTGCTCAGCGAAACGCATCGTTAGGCCGATGAGGGCCTCAGATTGCTGGGGGGTCGACACAGAGGTCATCGAAAGGCTCCACAAAGATGATGGTAGTAGTGCATAATACTATCATTTGGCGATGTGTCAACGCTATCGGGTCTGAGCTCATGATGCGATCTCGCCCGCGGATTTCAGACGTGGCTCTGCTACAACTACTCATCTTGGCCTTTTAAGCTATCGGAACTGAACTTCCCGATGACGAAGCCATTGAAGGAGACGTCGCAAATCTAAGAAAAAGAGCGTGCGAGCGCCTTCAGGCAAGCATCGGCGGATATCGAAAGCTCCGCTGGGGCCGCTCTTTGATGCGTCGTTGCTGTGATTTTTCTGTGCGCATCCAGAAGACCCCAGATAGCGCAGGTAACGCTCGTCAGGGAGCGACGATGGCTTGCTGAGAGGCCTTCAATTCCACAGCAGCTGGTCGGCGACTCTGTTGGCTGGACGCACAAGTAGCCGCGCAGGACGTCCGAGAGCCACGCTTTGGGATCATCATCGGTCATCTTGCAGGTTCGATGATCGTGTAGACGCCCTCTAGCACGGTGATTACCGGCGTCTGAGCCGGCGAAGGTCGAGTTTCATCTGCCGGCCGACACCCTCGCGCTGTTCAGCAGCGTTGTTGGTGAGGGAAGCGGGTGAACGCGGCCCACCGGTTCAGCAGCAAGTTGATCGCTTTCGCGATGTCGGCGCGGTGCGCCGTTCGCCGGCGAATCCCTCGATCACCCCCGCGGTCGCCAGCGCAGTCGACGAACAGCTTGTCGCCGGCCGCACGCGACTGGCGCATCGCAAACCTCTCCGTCAGCATCCCGGAATTGTAGCGAGATCGTGTCGGCATCTGAGCGACCGGCGAAGAAGCTGCGCTATCGCCGCTCCTACCAACAGCGCGGAGGTCGGCATGCGCGCGAGGACTGTGCGTAATCTCGATACTTCGCTCAGCCTCTTCATCCTGGAAATGGATTCCGAGATTCTATTCTCGGGCGACGTCGGCATACCAGGGCGGGCACGGGACGACGTTTTTAGAGTTTGACGATCTCGTGCAATCTGTGCTCCACTACGTACAAATGTACGCTGAACGTACGAGCGGAGACAGCATGATTACGCGACGGTTATTCCACGTCGGCGTTATTGGGACGGCCGTCATGGCCAATGCGCCTTTTGCCCGGTCTGCCAGTTATCCGACCAGAACGATAAGGTTGGTCTGCCCATTCCCTGCCGGCGGCGTTGTCGACGTGCTGTCTCGGTCGCTAGGACAAACCCTTTCGACCGAGCTTGGCCAGACGGTGATCGTGGATAACCGCGCGGGAGCTGGGGGCATGATTGGCTCTTTAGAGGTCGCGCGCGCTAACCCTGATGGCCACACCTTGCTCTTCAATTCGTCGAGCCTTGTACAGGCGCCGGCCGTTGCCGCCCAGAAACTCTATGATGCGGTGGACGATTTCACGACGATCGGCTCGCTCGGCCGGACCGTGATGCCACTCGTGGTCCCCGCCCTGTCTCCCGCCAACACGATGGAAGAATTTGTCGCCTACGCTCGCGGCAAAAGACTTGCATACGGCACTTTTGGCGCCGGCACCACGAGCCATGCTTTTCAGCAGCTATTTTCCGACTATAACAAGCTCGAGATGGTTCATGTGCCCTACAAGGGCGAAGCGCCGATGCTCAACGATCTGTTGAGTAACCAAGTGGCCTGCGCAATGGGCACGATGAGCACGATAGCGCCTCAAATCGAGGCCCGTACGGTCAAAGCTTTGGCGATGCTATCGCCCGATGAAGTCGACGGCTTTGCAAACATTCCGACATTTAAGAACCTGGGCTATCCTGCCGAATTCGATTGGCGAGGCGGCTTCATTGGCCTGTTTGGTCCGGCAAAGCTTCCCGCGGAGATAACGGATATCCTCGAGAAGACTTTTACCAAGATCGTTTCAACCAGCGCGATGCAAAATATCATGAAGCAGAATTTCGTCGTCGGCAAGCCAAGCGTTGGTCGTGATGCCGCCTCCGAGGTCGCCGCGACGCAAGAAGCATGGACAAGTCTTGTCTCGCGGCTTGGCCTGGTTATTAACTGAAACTCAACAACCCGCCAGGAGTGAACTCCGTAATCTCGTAGAACGCCACGAGCGCAAAATGGACTTTGGCTGGTTGTCAGACGTCAGCTTCGACCCATGCAGGCACCTGCCGAATCACTGCACGCCGCAGATCGTCGTAGCCGACGCGGCAGAGACCCGGGGCTTCCGTCCAGCCGCGGAGAATGCAATATGACGAAGTTGCGAGCCGAAGACACCGAAAGACGTCAGGCAGCGGGCCGCGGGCCCGATTTCCTCGAAGTGCTATCGCGCAGCCTGAGCGTCATCGAGACACTTGGCAATCATCGCGAGCCTCCGACTATCAGCGATCTGGCAAGGGCGACGGATCTTCCCAAGCCGAGCGTCCGCAGGATCCTGCACACCCTGACCACGCTTGGCTATGCAGAGACTTCGGGTCGTACTTTCAGGCTGACGCCAAAGGTCGTCCGTTTTGCGACGTCCTACCTTGCGAGCGGCGGTCACGCCCAGGTGCTGCAGCCTGCCTGTGAAGAGCTCTCGCGGATCACAGGACAATCCTGTCTGGTCGGCGTCCTCGACGGCGCAGAGGTGCTCGTCGTCGCCTACACGATGCCCGAACAACTGATGTCGCGATCGCTAGGGGTGGGCACGCGGTTTCCCGCCTACTGCACCGCGGCCGGTCGCGTGCTGCTGGGCCAGAAGACCGAAAACGAGCTCACCTCCTACTTGGCGAAACTGAAGCCGGTCGCACAGACAGAGGCGACGCAGACCGATAAAGCAGTCATCAAGTCCGAGATCATGGCCGCGCGCAAACGCGGCTACAGCGTGATGGAAGACGAGTTCGTCATGGGATGGCGCACAGTTGCGTTCCCTTTGTATCGGCACGACGGCTCGATCTTCGGAACGCTTAATCTCAACTGCAAAAAATCGCCTACGCTGACCAATGACGAATTCGACCGCTTCGTCGGATTGTGCGGACGGAAAGCGGAATCATTGAAGTCGCTTCTCATATGAGCACCGGATCTGTCGGAGACATTCCTTGACCAAGAAGATCGAAACCCGCCTTGCCATTGACATCGGCGGCACGTTCACCGACGTGGTGCTCGATGGCCCCTTCGGCAGGGTCACCCGCAAGGTCCTCACTACGGTTGCGCAGCCCGAGGTCGGGTTGATGAACGGCGCGAAGCAGCTTCTCGCGACGGTCAACCTCGACTTCTCGAAAGTCGACGTCTTCATCCATGGCACGACGCTTGCGACGAACGCGGTG includes these proteins:
- a CDS encoding Bug family tripartite tricarboxylate transporter substrate binding protein, whose product is MANAPFARSASYPTRTIRLVCPFPAGGVVDVLSRSLGQTLSTELGQTVIVDNRAGAGGMIGSLEVARANPDGHTLLFNSSSLVQAPAVAAQKLYDAVDDFTTIGSLGRTVMPLVVPALSPANTMEEFVAYARGKRLAYGTFGAGTTSHAFQQLFSDYNKLEMVHVPYKGEAPMLNDLLSNQVACAMGTMSTIAPQIEARTVKALAMLSPDEVDGFANIPTFKNLGYPAEFDWRGGFIGLFGPAKLPAEITDILEKTFTKIVSTSAMQNIMKQNFVVGKPSVGRDAASEVAATQEAWTSLVSRLGLVIN
- a CDS encoding IclR family transcriptional regulator domain-containing protein: MTKLRAEDTERRQAAGRGPDFLEVLSRSLSVIETLGNHREPPTISDLARATDLPKPSVRRILHTLTTLGYAETSGRTFRLTPKVVRFATSYLASGGHAQVLQPACEELSRITGQSCLVGVLDGAEVLVVAYTMPEQLMSRSLGVGTRFPAYCTAAGRVLLGQKTENELTSYLAKLKPVAQTEATQTDKAVIKSEIMAARKRGYSVMEDEFVMGWRTVAFPLYRHDGSIFGTLNLNCKKSPTLTNDEFDRFVGLCGRKAESLKSLLI